One window from the genome of Rhodococcus sp. ABRD24 encodes:
- a CDS encoding MaoC family dehydratase translates to MVLPTFATTLLARERQPPFGDFDPAHLLHSHQSLTLHGPLPTTGTATSTSRLTALYDRGHNALAVIDSTCVDPRTGGPLAELRTGLTIRREGGFGGEPGRDDPWDRPDSEPDRVIDYCTAPNQALLYRLSGDLNPLHSDPNVAARLGLRSPLLHGLCTFGFAGRALLHALCGGDPARFGTISARFTAPVFPGQTLSVRIWERGEDALFQVHTNRGIVMDAGQFTQPG, encoded by the coding sequence GCCACGACATTGCTCGCCCGAGAGAGGCAGCCGCCGTTCGGTGATTTCGACCCAGCCCATCTACTGCACAGCCATCAGTCGCTGACCCTGCACGGTCCGTTGCCGACCACCGGCACCGCCACGTCGACCTCACGACTGACCGCGCTCTACGATCGGGGGCACAATGCCCTCGCGGTCATCGATTCGACCTGTGTCGACCCGAGAACGGGAGGACCGCTGGCCGAACTGCGCACCGGACTGACAATCCGGCGCGAGGGCGGCTTCGGCGGTGAACCCGGGCGCGACGACCCGTGGGATCGTCCGGACAGCGAGCCCGACCGGGTAATCGATTACTGCACAGCCCCGAACCAGGCCTTGCTCTACCGACTGAGCGGCGACCTGAATCCGCTGCACTCGGATCCGAACGTCGCAGCCCGGCTCGGCCTGCGTAGTCCGCTGCTGCACGGTCTGTGCACGTTCGGGTTCGCCGGGCGTGCCTTGCTGCACGCGCTGTGCGGCGGTGATCCGGCTCGGTTCGGGACCATATCCGCTCGATTTACCGCACCAGTGTTCCCCGGACAGACGCTGTCGGTGCGGATCTGGGAGCGCGGCGAGGACGCGCTGTTCCAGGTGCACACCAATCGCGGAATCGTGATGGACGCAGGTCAGTTCACCCAGCCTGGGTGA